A single window of Candidatus Neptunochlamydia vexilliferae DNA harbors:
- a CDS encoding helix-turn-helix domain-containing protein encodes MLLEDFIRSSGIKKKAFAQFIGISTTNLWKLLKGLNKPSLKTAQKIQEFTNNQVTIKELLSGKPSDRVEQTDSLGHRLNALEEKVTKLEKTISKPTKP; translated from the coding sequence ATGCTTTTAGAAGACTTTATCCGTTCATCAGGAATTAAAAAGAAGGCTTTTGCTCAATTTATTGGGATCAGCACGACGAACCTATGGAAGTTGCTTAAAGGACTCAATAAGCCTTCTCTAAAAACCGCTCAAAAAATCCAAGAGTTTACTAACAATCAGGTCACCATCAAAGAACTTTTATCGGGAAAACCATCCGATAGAGTCGAGCAGACCGATTCGCTTGGTCACCGCCTCAATGCATTAGAGGAAAAAGTCACCAAGCTAGAAAAAACCATTTCAAAACCAACTAAACCCTAA
- a CDS encoding isochorismate synthase, whose product MNENFDNHGLEWLKAQPLYPKVYWETPEDGIIAGAGQGGPSDLLFGGQDFMPRRHDTWGNFPSHAYFSPFKVIRETSPTYIDPPPISIKKRTDLPNYETWEQSIKEVLEGPSEKVVLARATRLELENPLCPFSLLASLKGKNRFLFQFSPDSAFIGMSPETLYRRVGFQIESAAIAGTRPLTVDTAELLGSTKDQKEVALVKEMIRTQLTPLCSTLQVGKQEVLKTPSLQHLHYPFSGMVKGEVGDQELLEALHPTPAVGGTPRKEALAEIARLEPFDRGWYAAPVGYLSKERSHHLVAIRSALIQEASITLFAGAGIVPGSHPESEWTELESKIFLNLSTHLL is encoded by the coding sequence ATGAATGAAAACTTCGATAATCATGGACTTGAGTGGCTCAAAGCCCAACCCCTATACCCCAAAGTCTATTGGGAAACCCCTGAAGACGGCATTATTGCGGGAGCAGGACAAGGAGGCCCAAGCGATCTTCTTTTCGGGGGACAAGATTTTATGCCCCGCCGCCATGATACCTGGGGAAACTTTCCTTCTCATGCTTACTTCTCCCCTTTTAAAGTCATCAGAGAGACATCTCCCACTTACATAGACCCACCTCCTATATCTATAAAGAAGCGGACCGACCTTCCCAACTACGAAACTTGGGAACAAAGTATCAAAGAGGTGTTAGAGGGCCCCTCTGAAAAGGTGGTCCTTGCTCGCGCGACTCGCCTTGAACTAGAAAACCCCCTCTGTCCCTTCTCTCTTTTAGCCTCCTTAAAAGGGAAAAACCGGTTCCTCTTTCAGTTTTCTCCCGATAGTGCCTTTATTGGAATGTCGCCTGAAACACTCTACAGGCGGGTGGGCTTCCAAATAGAAAGTGCTGCCATTGCAGGGACCCGTCCTTTAACAGTCGATACAGCAGAGCTTTTAGGGAGCACCAAAGATCAAAAAGAGGTGGCTCTTGTCAAAGAGATGATCAGGACGCAGCTCACCCCCCTATGCTCCACCCTTCAGGTGGGGAAACAAGAGGTCCTTAAGACCCCTTCCTTGCAGCACCTCCACTACCCCTTCTCCGGAATGGTGAAAGGAGAGGTCGGTGACCAGGAGCTTTTAGAGGCGCTCCACCCCACCCCTGCTGTTGGGGGAACCCCTCGGAAAGAAGCCCTTGCCGAAATCGCCCGCCTCGAGCCCTTCGATCGGGGGTGGTATGCTGCCCCTGTGGGCTACCTCTCTAAAGAGCGCTCCCACCACCTCGTGGCCATCCGTTCTGCCCTCATCCAGGAGGCCTCAATCACCCTCTTTGCCGGCGCTGGCATCGTCCCTGGCTCTCATCCTGAGAGCGAGTGGACCGAGCTAGAAAGCAAAATTTTCCTTAACCTCTCAACCCACTTACTGTAA
- the ubiE gene encoding bifunctional demethylmenaquinone methyltransferase/2-methoxy-6-polyprenyl-1,4-benzoquinol methylase UbiE — MAIEESRDEVWKMFDRISPRYDLVNRLLSFGIDHYWRRQLIRHLPQKKGLRLLDLATGTGDQLITIVKRAKQVETALGLDMSQEMVRLGQRKIIDKPYTHRITLAEGDATNIALEKGSVDCVTMSFGIRNVTSVEKCLEECFRVLTPSGKLMILELSLPKNRFIRGLHLFYLRRILPLVGGLVSREPKAYLYLNKTIETFPYGEAFCTKLKSAGFYRVKAYPMTFGAATLYIGEKVPCGNHL, encoded by the coding sequence ATGGCTATTGAAGAATCGCGTGATGAAGTGTGGAAGATGTTTGACCGGATCTCTCCTCGTTATGATCTGGTCAACCGTTTGCTCTCTTTTGGGATCGACCACTATTGGCGGCGGCAGCTGATCCGCCATCTCCCCCAAAAAAAGGGACTCCGCCTCCTAGATTTAGCAACGGGAACAGGTGACCAACTGATCACCATTGTGAAAAGGGCCAAGCAAGTCGAAACAGCCCTTGGGCTCGACATGTCGCAAGAAATGGTCCGTCTAGGGCAACGAAAAATTATCGACAAACCCTACACCCACCGGATCACCCTTGCTGAGGGAGATGCCACCAACATTGCTCTTGAAAAAGGGTCGGTCGATTGCGTTACAATGTCTTTTGGGATTCGCAACGTCACCTCTGTTGAAAAGTGTCTTGAAGAGTGTTTTCGGGTGTTAACCCCTTCTGGCAAGTTGATGATCCTTGAGCTCTCCCTTCCTAAAAACCGATTCATCCGGGGACTCCACCTCTTCTACCTGCGCCGCATCCTTCCCCTTGTTGGAGGGCTCGTTTCTCGCGAGCCTAAGGCTTACCTCTACCTCAACAAAACGATCGAAACCTTCCCCTATGGAGAAGCTTTCTGCACCAAACTCAAATCAGCTGGCTTTTACCGTGTAAAAGCCTACCCCATGACCTTCGGTGCCGCCACCCTTTACATCGGGGAAAAAGTCCCATGCGGCAACCACCTATAG
- a CDS encoding DUF721 domain-containing protein, producing the protein MKRTPRNYDGSKPTGKEVKELLPGMLAKLSAKCDYKPLQILEAWPEIVGERIGKMTRAVSFDEGVLRVQVKNSTLYSLLVEHEKRRLVTEFQKRFPAVRDIWFKIG; encoded by the coding sequence ATGAAGCGAACGCCCAGAAACTATGATGGGAGCAAGCCAACTGGAAAGGAAGTGAAAGAGTTGCTTCCGGGAATGTTGGCAAAGCTTTCTGCAAAGTGTGACTATAAACCGCTCCAAATTTTAGAGGCATGGCCCGAAATTGTGGGAGAGCGGATTGGAAAGATGACCCGCGCGGTTAGTTTCGATGAGGGCGTGCTAAGAGTACAGGTAAAAAACTCTACCCTTTATAGCCTCCTTGTGGAGCATGAGAAACGACGCCTTGTGACGGAGTTTCAAAAGAGATTCCCAGCCGTAAGGGACATCTGGTTTAAGATTGGTTAG
- the gyrB gene encoding DNA topoisomerase (ATP-hydrolyzing) subunit B: protein MTKEKEPRKKDYTASSITVLEGLQAVRERPGMYIGDTQVNGLHQLVYEVVDNCIDEAMAGYCSLIQVTVHENNSITVEDNGRGIPVGKHEKESKKQGRDVSAVEVVMTILHAGGKFDKDTYKVSGGLHGVGVSCVNALSKELRVEVSKDGKLHTIDFSRGKVVNPLKVTGDTDKQGTKVFFVPDDQIFTVTEYDHGILLNRLRELAFLNRGIQILFRDERDEGAEEITFKYEGGISSFVSYLNENKTILFDKPIYIKGSKELHDGPIEFEVAMQWNGSYSESIYSYVNNIATRNGGTHVSGFSSALTRSLNQYIKNNNLLKNAKVSVTGEDMREGLTTVLSIKIANPQFEGQTKQKLGNSEVASVVQQIVGEELSTYLAENPQIARTIVDKAILAAQAREAAKKARELTLRKTALDSTRLPGKLSDCQESDPAKCEIYIVEGDSAGGSAKLGRDRRFQAILPIRGKILNVEKARLQKVLQNNEVGTMVSAFGCGIGKDNFNLEKLRYHRIIVMTDADVDGSHIRTLLLTFFYRHMPALIENNYVYIAQPPLYRVSRKKTSRYIHSEREMDEYLLSLGISDITVRMASHNQSLEKDEVKTLLYAILEVESLIGSIERKGIPFREFLGAQNEEGHLPRFHIILKGEHQFVYSNDEFKELKAQNEENERKEHAETLASIPEEEQAEEMKEFTPRPLAFVELYEEGKLKALKEKLADYSFSLGQYVKAEGKLLDIVEEGGAETPIYTLKELIEFLRANGRKGIEIQRYKGLGEMNADQLWETTMDPAERTLVQVTMPDAVAADHMFTMLMGDEVAPRRAFIESHALSVKNLDI from the coding sequence ATGACGAAAGAAAAAGAACCTCGCAAGAAAGACTACACTGCGAGTTCGATCACAGTTCTTGAAGGACTTCAAGCGGTGCGAGAGCGGCCCGGGATGTACATTGGAGACACCCAGGTCAATGGACTTCACCAGCTGGTCTACGAGGTGGTCGATAACTGTATCGATGAAGCGATGGCGGGCTACTGTTCCCTCATTCAGGTCACGGTACATGAAAACAATTCGATCACCGTCGAGGATAATGGACGGGGAATTCCTGTCGGAAAACATGAAAAAGAATCGAAAAAGCAGGGACGGGACGTTTCGGCGGTCGAAGTGGTCATGACCATCCTCCACGCCGGTGGTAAGTTCGATAAAGATACCTATAAGGTCTCTGGTGGTCTCCATGGGGTCGGCGTGAGCTGTGTGAACGCCCTCTCTAAAGAACTACGGGTTGAAGTATCTAAAGATGGAAAGCTCCACACGATCGACTTCTCAAGAGGAAAGGTGGTCAATCCTCTAAAGGTTACTGGCGATACCGATAAGCAGGGAACCAAAGTCTTCTTCGTTCCCGATGACCAGATCTTCACCGTTACCGAATATGACCATGGAATTCTCCTGAACCGCCTAAGAGAGCTCGCCTTCTTAAACCGAGGGATTCAGATCCTCTTCCGTGACGAGCGGGATGAAGGGGCTGAAGAGATCACCTTCAAGTATGAGGGGGGAATCTCCTCGTTTGTCTCTTATCTCAATGAAAACAAGACGATCCTCTTTGACAAGCCGATTTATATTAAGGGGTCCAAGGAGCTTCACGATGGCCCTATTGAGTTTGAAGTAGCGATGCAATGGAATGGCTCCTATAGCGAATCGATCTATTCCTACGTGAACAACATCGCAACCCGCAATGGGGGAACCCACGTTTCGGGCTTCTCTTCCGCCCTAACCCGCTCACTGAACCAATACATCAAAAACAACAACCTCCTAAAAAATGCAAAGGTCTCTGTTACGGGTGAGGATATGCGTGAAGGGCTGACAACGGTCCTTTCGATTAAGATTGCAAACCCTCAGTTTGAAGGGCAAACGAAACAAAAACTTGGGAACAGTGAAGTTGCTTCGGTGGTTCAGCAGATTGTGGGAGAGGAACTTTCTACTTACCTGGCTGAAAACCCTCAGATCGCCCGCACGATTGTGGACAAGGCGATTCTCGCGGCGCAAGCGCGAGAAGCGGCAAAAAAAGCGCGGGAACTGACCCTTAGAAAGACAGCACTCGATAGCACCCGCCTCCCTGGAAAACTGAGTGACTGTCAAGAAAGTGACCCTGCAAAATGTGAGATCTACATCGTTGAAGGAGACTCTGCGGGTGGATCGGCCAAACTCGGTCGTGACCGCCGTTTCCAAGCGATTTTGCCGATCCGCGGTAAGATCCTCAACGTTGAGAAAGCAAGGCTCCAAAAGGTCCTCCAAAATAACGAGGTAGGGACCATGGTTTCAGCTTTTGGATGTGGCATTGGAAAGGATAACTTTAACCTTGAAAAGCTCCGCTACCATAGAATCATTGTAATGACAGATGCCGATGTCGATGGCTCCCACATTCGAACCCTTCTATTGACTTTCTTCTACCGCCATATGCCGGCTCTGATTGAGAACAATTACGTCTATATTGCGCAACCTCCCCTTTATAGGGTGTCACGGAAGAAAACGAGCCGGTACATCCACTCGGAGAGGGAGATGGATGAGTACCTCCTGAGCTTAGGGATCAGCGACATCACCGTTCGGATGGCTTCCCATAACCAATCGCTCGAAAAGGATGAGGTGAAAACCCTCCTGTATGCCATCCTTGAGGTGGAGAGCTTAATCGGCTCGATTGAAAGGAAGGGGATCCCTTTCCGCGAGTTTTTAGGAGCACAAAATGAAGAGGGGCACCTTCCCCGGTTTCACATTATTCTGAAAGGAGAGCATCAGTTCGTCTACTCGAACGATGAGTTTAAAGAGCTCAAAGCGCAAAACGAGGAAAATGAGCGGAAAGAGCACGCAGAAACGCTCGCGTCGATTCCTGAAGAGGAGCAGGCCGAGGAGATGAAAGAGTTCACCCCCCGCCCTCTTGCTTTTGTCGAGCTCTATGAAGAGGGGAAACTGAAAGCGCTGAAAGAAAAACTTGCGGACTATAGCTTCTCTCTTGGCCAATATGTAAAGGCGGAAGGGAAACTTCTCGACATCGTTGAGGAGGGAGGAGCGGAAACCCCCATTTACACCTTGAAGGAGCTGATCGAATTCCTTCGCGCGAATGGAAGAAAAGGGATCGAAATCCAGCGGTATAAGGGTCTCGGTGAGATGAACGCTGACCAGCTATGGGAAACCACGATGGATCCTGCTGAACGCACGCTGGTGCAGGTGACGATGCCCGACGCCGTTGCTGCCGACCACATGTTTACCATGTTGATGGGAGACGAAGTCGCTCCCCGCCGCGCCTTTATTGAATCACACGCCTTATCGGTTAAGAATCTAGATATATAA
- the gyrA gene encoding DNA topoisomerase (ATP-hydrolyzing) subunit A produces the protein MSYTEGETVVPRSVEEEMKESYLRYSMSVIIARALPDVRDGLKPSQRRVLYAMRQLNLSPGAKHRKCAKICGDTSGDYHPHGEQVIYPTLVRMAQDWVMRYTMVQGQGNFGSIDGDPPAAMRYTEARLTKPSMALMEDLDKETVEYIPNYDETKKEPTVFPAKFPNLLCNGSSGIAVGMATNIPPHNLTELCKATELLIDNPNVTIDEIMEVMPAPDFPTGGMICGYRGIKEAFHTGRGKLRVRGTIHVEETKTADKQRLIIDQVPYNVNKARLIERIADLVNNKAITGIADIRDESDKQGMRVAIDLKKGEIPDVVINQLYKFTDMQITFGCNMLALDKGLPRIMNVKQMIAAWVEHRIEVVRARTRFELNKAEARAHILEGYLKALSHLDDVVKIIRKSNTREEAKIALVEKYQFTDRQVNAVLDLRLYQLTGMEKEKIEAEYADLQAKIAHYRAILGSEALVRGIIKDELGDIQKFDKTERKTQIVPAEEEFQMEDLIADEPVILTISNDDYIKRMPTGTFREQKRGGQGVIGFDHKKETDMIKDIYVASTHDTLMFFTNFGRVYWVKVWQIPEAGRRSKGKPLVNLLEGLSEGERIAAQLRVRKFDEEEASILLATKQGVVKKTLLEAFSSPRRKGVYAINIDEGDEVIAAHMVRPEEQIMLFTHEGMAVRFDQEQVRAMGRVARGVRGVKLKSASDHVVSCEVVSGNETVLVVCENGYGKRSSVEQFRQTHRGGVGVRSIITSKRNGQVVGALSVGDKDSVVLMASSGHTLRLSMQDIRVMGRSTQGVKVVNLKNSDTLVAMQKIEHLEESEEKK, from the coding sequence ATGTCGTATACAGAAGGAGAAACAGTTGTCCCACGCAGTGTGGAAGAGGAGATGAAGGAGAGCTACCTTCGCTACTCCATGTCGGTCATCATTGCCCGCGCTCTTCCCGATGTTCGTGATGGACTCAAACCCTCACAGCGACGGGTTTTATACGCGATGCGGCAGCTGAACCTCAGCCCCGGCGCGAAACACCGAAAGTGTGCAAAGATCTGTGGTGACACCTCAGGGGATTACCACCCTCATGGTGAGCAGGTCATTTACCCCACCCTTGTCCGGATGGCTCAAGATTGGGTGATGCGCTATACAATGGTCCAAGGGCAAGGAAACTTTGGCTCGATCGATGGAGACCCTCCAGCGGCGATGCGTTATACAGAAGCCCGCCTCACAAAGCCCTCGATGGCTCTGATGGAAGACCTCGATAAGGAAACGGTCGAATACATCCCCAACTACGACGAAACAAAAAAAGAGCCCACCGTTTTCCCCGCAAAGTTCCCGAACCTCCTCTGTAACGGTTCATCAGGAATTGCGGTGGGAATGGCGACCAACATCCCTCCCCACAACTTGACTGAGCTCTGCAAAGCGACCGAGCTTTTGATCGATAACCCCAATGTGACTATCGATGAGATCATGGAAGTGATGCCTGCTCCCGACTTCCCAACAGGAGGGATGATCTGTGGTTACCGCGGAATTAAAGAGGCGTTCCACACCGGAAGAGGAAAGCTTAGAGTTCGAGGAACCATTCATGTTGAAGAGACCAAAACTGCTGACAAACAGCGTCTCATCATCGACCAAGTTCCCTACAATGTCAACAAAGCCCGTCTCATCGAGCGGATTGCCGACCTTGTTAACAACAAAGCGATCACCGGAATCGCCGACATCCGTGATGAATCGGATAAGCAAGGGATGCGCGTAGCGATCGACCTTAAGAAGGGAGAGATCCCCGATGTGGTGATCAACCAGCTCTACAAATTTACCGACATGCAGATCACCTTCGGGTGTAACATGCTTGCCCTCGATAAAGGGCTTCCCCGCATCATGAACGTCAAGCAGATGATCGCAGCATGGGTGGAGCACCGGATCGAAGTGGTCCGAGCGCGGACCCGCTTTGAACTTAACAAAGCCGAAGCGCGGGCTCACATCTTAGAGGGATATCTCAAAGCGCTTAGCCACCTCGATGATGTGGTCAAGATCATCCGGAAAAGTAACACCCGTGAAGAGGCAAAGATTGCCCTTGTCGAAAAGTATCAATTTACCGACCGTCAAGTCAACGCTGTCCTCGACCTTCGCCTCTATCAACTCACCGGAATGGAAAAAGAGAAGATCGAAGCCGAGTACGCCGATCTTCAAGCAAAAATTGCCCACTACCGGGCTATTCTTGGCAGTGAAGCTCTTGTTCGAGGGATTATCAAGGATGAACTCGGAGATATCCAAAAGTTTGACAAGACCGAGAGAAAAACCCAAATCGTCCCAGCCGAAGAGGAATTCCAAATGGAAGACCTCATCGCTGACGAGCCGGTGATCCTCACCATCTCAAATGATGACTACATCAAGAGGATGCCAACTGGAACCTTTAGAGAACAGAAGCGAGGAGGTCAAGGAGTCATTGGCTTCGACCATAAGAAAGAGACCGATATGATCAAAGATATCTATGTTGCCTCGACCCACGATACCCTTATGTTCTTCACCAACTTTGGCCGCGTCTATTGGGTCAAAGTGTGGCAGATTCCTGAAGCGGGAAGACGTTCGAAAGGGAAACCGCTCGTTAACCTCTTAGAGGGCTTGAGTGAAGGGGAGCGGATTGCCGCGCAGCTCCGCGTCCGTAAATTTGATGAGGAAGAGGCATCGATCCTCCTTGCAACCAAGCAAGGGGTTGTGAAGAAAACTCTCCTCGAAGCCTTCAGCTCGCCTCGCCGTAAAGGGGTCTATGCGATCAACATCGACGAAGGGGATGAAGTCATTGCAGCCCACATGGTTCGCCCTGAAGAGCAGATCATGCTCTTTACCCACGAAGGGATGGCTGTTCGCTTTGACCAAGAGCAAGTCCGTGCGATGGGACGGGTGGCCCGTGGTGTCCGCGGCGTAAAGCTCAAAAGCGCTTCGGACCATGTCGTCTCGTGCGAAGTGGTTAGCGGTAACGAGACCGTCCTTGTTGTCTGTGAAAATGGATATGGAAAGCGGTCGAGTGTCGAGCAGTTTAGACAGACCCACCGTGGTGGCGTCGGAGTCCGCTCGATCATTACCAGCAAGAGGAATGGACAAGTTGTCGGCGCCCTTTCTGTCGGCGATAAAGATAGTGTGGTCCTTATGGCAAGCTCAGGGCACACCCTCCGCCTTAGCATGCAAGACATTCGGGTGATGGGGCGCTCCACCCAAGGGGTGAAAGTAGTCAACCTGAAAAATAGCGACACCCTTGTGGCGATGCAAAAAATCGAACATTTGGAAGAGAGTGAAGAGAAAAAATAG
- the tmk gene encoding dTMP kinase: MKRKNRALFVTFEGGEGAGKTTLINRVYETLSSKGHTVIKTFEPGDTPLGEEIRKLVLLQEERPVCKQSELFLFLTDRAQHVQEVIVPALEEGKIVLCDRFNDSTMAYQGVARALDPDLLEKICLTATDGLVPDLTLYLDLDPKEGLKRAQHKEAHDRIEKEKGDFHSKVRAAFLSFAEKEPDRFHVIDASQPIDTVYQNAMSEVELALCHI, encoded by the coding sequence GTGAAGAGAAAAAATAGAGCCCTTTTTGTCACCTTCGAAGGAGGTGAAGGGGCGGGAAAGACCACCCTCATCAATCGGGTCTATGAAACGCTCTCCTCCAAGGGACACACCGTCATTAAGACCTTCGAGCCAGGGGATACCCCTCTGGGTGAGGAGATCCGTAAGCTTGTCCTCTTGCAAGAAGAGCGCCCCGTCTGTAAGCAAAGTGAGCTTTTCCTCTTCCTCACAGATCGGGCTCAACATGTGCAAGAGGTGATTGTGCCCGCCCTCGAAGAGGGGAAAATCGTCCTGTGCGACCGGTTTAATGACTCGACGATGGCCTACCAAGGGGTTGCCCGCGCTCTAGACCCCGATCTTCTCGAAAAAATCTGTCTCACTGCAACCGACGGCCTTGTCCCCGATCTTACCCTCTATCTCGACCTCGATCCCAAGGAGGGACTTAAGCGGGCGCAACACAAAGAGGCCCATGACCGGATCGAAAAAGAAAAAGGGGACTTTCATAGCAAAGTGCGTGCAGCCTTTCTCTCCTTTGCCGAAAAAGAGCCCGACCGATTCCATGTGATCGATGCGAGTCAGCCCATCGACACGGTCTACCAAAATGCCATGTCTGAGGTAGAATTAGCTTTATGTCACATCTAA